One window of the Saccopteryx bilineata isolate mSacBil1 chromosome 2, mSacBil1_pri_phased_curated, whole genome shotgun sequence genome contains the following:
- the LOC136322333 gene encoding LOW QUALITY PROTEIN: heat shock transcription factor, Y-linked-like (The sequence of the model RefSeq protein was modified relative to this genomic sequence to represent the inferred CDS: deleted 1 base in 1 codon; substituted 1 base at 1 genomic stop codon), translating to MTFPRKLSKIYSSKQSKSIXWDKNGTSIVINEEIFKKKCLEKEAPFKIFGTKNIKFGEAINLYGFCKIQKNISRSVSLAEFLEEEKKSSVLSKLHFYQNSNFKRGCPQLLVQIKRRIGVKKFSPSSSSVLDFKQKHFGAEAPVDNRKSLFISETSPESVFSHCSNLSIPLIINPATSLIIAKTIAPVRVSTCKILPKL from the exons ATGACATTTCCCAGAAAACTGTCGAAAATATATAGTTCAAAGCAATCTAAGTCTATTTAGTGGGATAAAAATGGAACTTCTATAGTTATTAATGaagaaatctttaagaaaaaatgtttggAGAAGGAGGCCCCTTTCAAAATATTTGGAACTAAGAATATTAAGTTTGGTGAGGCAATTAACCTTTATGGCTTttgtaaaatacagaaaaatatttcaagatcTGTATCTTTAGCTGAGtttctggaagaagaaaaaaaaagt tctgttTTAAGCAAGTTACATTTTTACCAGAACTCTAATTTTAAACGTGGATGTCCCCAACTTCTAGtacaaattaaaagaagaatTGGGGTTAAAAAGTTTTCACCATCATCTTCTTCAGTCCTAGATTTCAAACAGAAGCACTTTGGAGCAGAGGCTCCTGTGGATAATcgtaaatctctttttatttctgaaacaagTCCTGAAAGTGTATTTTCACACTGCTCAAACTTAAGTATACCTCTAATAATAAATCCTGCTACTAGCCTGATAATTGCTAAGACAATAGCTCCAGTCAGAGTGTCTACATGCAAGATCTTGCCCAAATTGTGA